From a single Apium graveolens cultivar Ventura chromosome 2, ASM990537v1, whole genome shotgun sequence genomic region:
- the LOC141708045 gene encoding ABC transporter A family member 8-like — translation MSRRIETCFLLRFIGLYLQPKCTPNSTFPVTIRGASPVTVQQVESCVHGLQFWRNSSYDINDELYKLFRKGNSGREINEIIAGYDLLNSDVSNFNVSIWYNSTLKNDTDNRPIALIRVPLLVNLSFWTFYLHFSAYFLGRIELIQ, via the exons ATGTCAAGGAGGATAGAAACTTG CTTTTTACTCAGATTTATCGGTCTGTATCTTCAACCTAAGTGTACTCCTAACTCCACATTTCCTGTGACTATCCGTGGAGCATCACCAGTTACAGTTCAACAAG TGGAAAGCTGCGTTCACGGTTTGCAATTTTGGCGCAATAGTTCATATGATATTAATGATGAGCTATACAAGCTTTTCAGGAAAGGAAATTCTGGGAGGGAAATTAATGAGATAATAGCAG GGTATGATCTGTTGAACTCAGATGTGAGCAATTTTAATGTGAGTATATGGTATAACTCCACCCTAAAGAATGACACTGACAATCGCCCTATTGCACTAATAAGGGTTCCTCTCTTGGTAAATTTG AGTTTCTGGACCTTTTACCTTCATTTTTCTGCTTATTTTTTGGGCAGAATTGAACTGATTCAATAG